From the genome of Pristiophorus japonicus isolate sPriJap1 chromosome 18, sPriJap1.hap1, whole genome shotgun sequence:
CATTCAAAGAATCACCGAATTCACAAATAAGGTCACTGCTGTCAACGTTTTGCTTTTCTGGCATTAGGATGTTGTATCCCAAGCACTGATTGCCACGTCTGCTCGGCGGAAATGTTTTGGACGGCAATCTGGTTACATTTATTGAGTTTATAGCCATGGTGAAAGAATGGTCGCTTTTCCTCTCATAACGGCTTGGGCTATTGTTTCGATTCCTGAAGTGCTCTCTGACTGGCATTGCTTTTACCAAGCCTTCATCCCCTTTACAGTTGATCAATTCCAGTTCATTTCCATCACTAAAGGTTAAAGGCTCCTCGATATTAACCACACTCTTTGTGCTCATTCCCCAATCCAACATAGCATTTGCACATTCACTGCCATGCTCTCTGAAAGTGTTCATTTCATAAAATTGTGGGTCTAGGTTAGCTATATGCAAGTTGGCATTATCTTTACACTCAATAGTGCACCTATTTTGGGAATAAAATCTGGGATGTCGCAATTTATAATGGAACAAAAGTTCTTTTTGAGTAATAGCTTTAAATGAACATAACATACATATCTGTTTTTCCATACCAGCCTTCAGATCATCATTACTGGATACTAGAGAAGCAAGTTCATTATGACCGGTCTTCATGCCACGAGAGGTATACTGAGGTTCAATGTCATGGTATATGAGATAGTGATTAATAAGGCCATTCTGAATTAAATGAGTgtactcacacaaggcacatttgAAAACAATATCAGAGTCTTCAATTTGAGCACAAGTAATACTCTGCCTGATGCAATAATGTCTACAAATAACTCGCCTTGATGAGCAGGTAAAATTACAGACCTGGCACTGAAACACCGCCTGTAGCTCACTACTAGAGGTTGAGGTGGATCCTTGTGGTGCTCTGACCTGTAGATTGTTGACAATTTTCCTCTCCGATTCTTTCTGGTTACAATTTTTGCCTACTTTTATAGATCTATGAGCTGTTTGGTAATGCTCAAATAAAGAAACCCAGTCTCCACTGTATGAACAGTGTTCGCAGAAACACAACTCAGAAGATCCACCAAAACAGGGCACAGCTGGATCAGCAGACTCTGAATCAAATGAAAACATGGTGTGCATGGACAAAGGCAAATCCATCTCTGATGACATGTTCATCTTACGGCTGTATTTCCAAATCCTGTTGCAGGATATATTTTCTTCAGGGTGTTGTCTGTGGTAGTGCGAAAGGACAAACATAATGTTAGTACTTGAAAAAGGACAGATATCACACTTGTACATAAAAGTGCAAACATTTCCAGATTCCTTTTTTGCACTTGATGTAGGacacagaattttgcttttgtcttctgtTAATTTTGCTAATTTTCCATATAAAGTATTATTTCTGTAAGCCTGTGAATATGTCCTTTTATCGTCATCTGTATCAGATAGCACTACTTCAATTTCAGCTATTGCGTCAAGCAGGCAATCATCATCACACATGGAAAACTCCGCCGCTCTTTCAATCTTCTGCTGGTTTAAAAAGCTATATGCCTCCATCACCCACTCAGCCTGCTGCTCCTCTGTTGTTCTACAATATGGAATGCTGCGCCTGGGCTTTGTACTTCGATCATTTAGTATGGCAACTGCTGGCCTGCATTTGATTGGTGATGCTAAACGACTTTTCAGGGTTTTCACTATGGCTTCCAATGCCAGGCATTTACTAGAAGGTGGTGCACCTTTAATGTTCAGACCACCATCATTTGCCTCCTTGTCAAGAGTCATTAAGGTTGAAAAACATGAAGGAGCTCCAATAGTCTCTTCAGACATTTCTGAACTTGCATTAACATCTGAATCATTAACCAGAAGACAAGGTACTGAAAATTGTAATTGATCATTAATCTGCTGCACCAACAATGCCTCACAATCGGAGTTAATGTGTTGCTTACTTGAACTATTATTTGATTCAGTAATATTTAATTTACTCGGGCAAAACAATGGTTTCGCAATGGAGGGCGCCAAATTTACATTTTCACTTCTTATATCAATATCTGGTATTAATGTAGTCGAGCAGTTTCTTTCCAAGGATAACATACTGCTGTCCAAAGTTAATTTTTTTGAAGTGCATTGCCTTTTACAAAGCTTCAATATTTTTAAGCCACTAGAAAAACTAGCACAGCGTTTGCGCTTACGACTTCTGCTAGGGTGGAGATGCACATTTCTGACATGGCGCAAGACACAACGACGGTACAAAGTGTGAAATGGACAAATAATACAATGAAATAAACACAGGCGTTTTATATAGAGTACAGTTTGGCGTTTAAGTTTTAATGTTCTTCTCATATTTTGTGGCCCAAAAGTAGGATGCAGTACAAACTCCTGTGACATGTTCTCCGAAAGCTTGCAACCATCAATTTTTGGGATGTCATCTGTAATATTTTTTCCCACAGGATTCTCACATTCAGGTCTAATTGGCTGTCTTTCCCTCACTATTGTCTCTCTTTTCAGAGAATAATTAATTGAATGAACTTGAGAATTCAAGTAATTTTCTCCACATCCTAAGCACTGCAGCCCCATTGTGGAGGTTGCCGCTTCTTTGCCAAATTCAAAATCACTGTGCAGTTCTTTTGCGTGATCTTCAAAGCACTGTTTATTACACGTGTAGTATCCACACCACATACAGGACATGTTGCCAGTCTCCATTTCTGGTTTTCCATCGACTTGCAGTTCTGTCCCATCTTTGGTTAGTTTATCAGGATTAATCTGTTTGGATGTATTATTCTGTGCTCCATCTGAAGCAACAAGAAAAAACAAATCTTCAGACAATTCACTTTCCTTAGTTACTTCTAAAATGGTTTCATTAGGTTTTGTATGGCCCAGGTCTTTTATTCCCAGTTCCTCAGCACTGGCACTTTCGAAGTACGAAGCAACATTAATGGTGTCCTTTAGCAGATGATCCAATTCGGATTTCTTGGTGGAAAACCAGGGTTTATTACCTTCATTATCATGTGCAGTACTACACACATCCATCACCTGCTCGCTGGTGAGTTTAGCATCAGTACTTAAGTTGCTCTTTCCAATTGTAATTTGTTTGTTTGAATCCTCCAGTGTTCCTAACTTCCCAATAGTCTCACAAAAGGCATTCATATTTTCCTTGAGTGTTTTGTATCCATACTGATCGTGGCAGTATTCACCGGTGATCTGCAAATGGTCAAGTGACTGATTACTGTGACTGCCGGGGATCAAATCCTCACTGAAGGCACTCTCGTTCCAAAATGTTAAGTCTTGTCCTATACATAGGGAGAAGTGAAATATTACAatatattacatagaatgtacagcacagaaacaggacattcagcccaactagtctgtgctggtcttTATACGCCACGAGTAGCcacccattccatctacctcatttCAGCCTTTCAAAATACCATTCTATTACTTTTTCTCATgcactcatctagtttccttttgaaagcatccaagctatttacctcaaccacttcctggggtagtgagttccacattctaaccactgagtaaaaaaaaaaaaaatctccttgtTTCCCTATtaaatttaagaaataggagcagtaggacattcggcccttcgtgcctgctttgccatttaataagatcatggctaatcttcgagctcaactccaccttcccgcactatccccatatcctttactATTCAAAAAAAACctatcgatttcagtcttgaatatactcaacgacagcctccacagctttctggagtcgagaattccaaaaattcacaaccctttgagtgaagaaatttctcctcaactcaaacccaaatggctgaccccttatcccaagattgtgaccccgagttctagactccccagccttgcaaaacatcctcccagcatttaccAGGTCAAGTCCTGTAAGGATTTTATATTttccaatgacatcacctctcattcttctaaattctagggcatGTAGGCCTACTCTCTTGaatatctcctcataggataatccccacaTCCTagaaatcagtctgctgaaccatcattgcactccctctaaaaaaggtaagtatatccttccttaggtaaagagaaaattaaactgtgcacagtactccaggtatggtcttgccaaggccctatataattgaagtaagatttctttactcttaaAGTCCAATGttgtgtaataaaggctaacataccatggatttattaactatcttatatttatggccctatatataaaaaaaaaaacagaaaaagctggaaatactcagcagggcaggcagcatctgtggagagagaaaaacagagttaatgaccagaatcttaccagccctgtgagtgagagtttggaggcgggtctgctgtcaaaatggccatgattgacagtagggcggaagtccgctctgaacccgacTCCTTGTGAATTTTCAAAGTGCCGGTTCTGGCTGCGGATTGCAGACCCGGTACTAAACGGCGTGTCAGGCAATTGTGATAGTTTAAAAAGCtgtttaaagctatttaagcagcattttaccaggtccaaaggatttttcaaagtttttctcgaGGTTCACGTCCCTTGggtatcatgtcaggtaagtgtgttgggttctcaacaactctggattggtttgactagttgacagctgcagaagtggtataaaagctaccatttcacagctgttcaatttccaatcttaaaagctggagctttcaggatttggaatacacttttcagctttctgGAGGTTTAAAGTGTTTGCAGCGAATtctctatccaatgtcacctccttggagcaacctctctcaccattgacagatcgcttctgtcatttcaacttcagctgccatataTCCCATCAGCATCGGTACCCTTGAAAAAATGTtatcttggccctcagaatcccaccacaatcagccccaataccatcaccaggcacaccatcaccaaccttctccacaatcacctaatgctgcacaggacatcagcatccgaccacattgctgcccaggatggccagatttacttcttgATGGTGTCTGCCACacaatgcgccaggttggcaccaactcacaccaacaccataaagcattcctacaatgcccaagccattcctttcacattcatcaccattgtgggggaggtactgttatgtctcaccattcactacaactcactaagccacttccaaagatgcacacagatctgtccaagaaggcaaagtgtcgaaaataaagatttcaatgtttaacaacacattaGTAGAAACTTTCaatcagcattggcgataacacccaagtgcctacccttgtgttgtCAGTAGgtttgattggacaaggatgagggcaagtgtgaggggtggctagtgagatggggatgttaatgtagatcgagagggatgggtggaggtgcaaggtaagttagtgtgagtaaggatgtgtagggtagggaaggcagagtgatggggatgtaatgagtggcacagcaggatgaggttgagtgtggctttgcagtaactttgTGATCCAcagaaatcattgaaaggtttgcgccactgcaaccaggtccgcctgacaacatccctgcttgtgctctcctgtacaacgtgcaaccaggttgtgttggtgccctggggaggtctcctctgcccattggaagggaagagaaactcCCTGCATGTTGTGACGCCCTCCTtaaacatctggagggagtgatgggagaggctgggtgcagccatgcacctttgtgcagtgctagtcagtgtttgctgcacctcaatcctgcagaacactgacagcacaactgtcaaaatgtatgtggacatggctcctttaaggaaaccggctgatgacgtgttatcggatgatgtcatcagacacgcatccttttaattggctgggaatctcgcatggcgggcttaacaagtccaatcaggggaaagtcttgGGGGAAGCCGACAATGAACCAGGAGCAGGGTCACAGCCCGCCGCGGACATCGTCTGCCTCAGTAGGGAAAAAAAAAATCCAgcccaacatttcaggtcgatgacctttcgtcaaatatttcagagttccagcatccgcagtattttgcttttgtatttttatttatagccccgagctttggattctcccacaagtggaaagattCTCGCCACAGCTACCCTCTCCAACCCATTCTCCTCCAAGTCTTCCCTTTTCTAAATAAAAAAAATCCTTAACTTGTTGaatctttcccaatagctgtaatctcaattctagtatcatccttgtaaatcattgtgtaaaagagtgtttgaagaccaggccctcaaaactgccaccaagcgctcatggtctacaaggctgtagtaatatccaccctcctgcatggctcagagacatggaccatgtacagtagacacctcaagtccctggagaaataccaccaatgatgtcgctgcaagatcctacaaatcccctgggaggacagatgcaccaacattagcattcaagaccaggccaacatccccagcatcgaagcactgaccacacttgatcagctccgctgggcaggccacattgttcgcatgccagacacgtgacttccaaagcaagcgctctactcggaactccttcacggcaagcgagccaaaggtgggcagaagaaacgttacaatgacaccctcaaagcctccctgataaagtgcaatatccctactgacacctgggagtccctggctaaagaccaccctaacttgaggaagtgcatccgggagggcggagtaccgagtcccatcgccgacagcttgcagaaatcaagtgcaggcagtagaATGAGCATGCGACAAGCCAGTCGCACCAACCCTTGTTATGTctgcagatgctctaataatgactccacgagacaatgtgttgtgcttgaactgtagtgtgactgtggtatccgcagatagtagcttatgaagaaggccctcatgaccgattccgatgacaaagatatcccgcagcgcttcggcgaGGTGATCGCCGAAatcgcacggtgccaccagcctcctgaggtctgcagcatattttgcgatcttCTGGccttcggtgtgtataaaaccagtgtctggctgtgaggatgctctctttgggctcgcgtacgtcttggtcgttgtcttcgctggtgccagcaagtcccagaCAAGGCCATAAATGGTGGGCCCAcagctggttagcaggatagctctgcgcttatcagccagtgtggctggattgtcgcctgccaggtcgtttgctgtgaagaaatggtcgagccttcccacaaaggcttcccaatcatcaccatcagtgaactgctgcaacgtaccaaggttagccattttcacgtgaaggtccgtaatctcgtcaccaattgttatgtctacagatgctctaataatgactccacaagacaatgtgttgtgcttgaactgtagtgaccttagtccatttaatgtaactccagagtgaggatcacacatggtggcctgccttttatacttggcctggcacacttgtacaggtaacctacaagtctcccactgcagtgccctcaggtggcacatcttgtaatagtacaagcagtaaccatgtaggatacatgacaaccccttcccacaacgactatctgtcccacctgtgacagagtctgtggttctcgtattggactgttcagccacctaagaactcattttaagaatggaagcaagtcttcctagattccgagggactgcctatgatgatgtgtaatTAAAAACAATGCTACAGGATTTTAAATTACTAAGCTGTATCATGCAACTATGAGAGATCAGAAATATGTTCTCTTTATTGagagttttatatatttttttgtatAATGGCCTTGAAGAAACACAATGCGATTACTGTAGGTCAAAGCAACATTTAACCCAGTCTGGAATGGAGTCATCCTGCAGATTTTGAGTGGACAGATTACGACTCAAAACTAGTAAAGTAATGTAATTGTTCAGTAAATGGTGAAAAAGACAGACCACTCAGGTGTTACAAAAAGTTAAATCAAATACTGGGAAGGAaacaacttaaatcaaattaacacaaaagcaaaatactgcggatgctggaaatttgaaataaaggccccaagtttcatcccgcagcgaaaatggcgcacctccaagctgggcacctgtttttcgcgccgaaaactgcgcctaaaaaaaagtccgatattctcgagctccaagGAGTGgcacgctcttcgcagcagggggcggagcctaacactcgcaccgattttctaagatgcagggggcgggtacaatttaaattagccttcgtggtgccggcaaccctgcgcgtgcacgttggagcgtgcacgcatgcgcagtctcacacaaacattggcacgcggccatttttaaaaggactgcagaaaaagtgaagatttgtttcttggacccctgcaaaggcttgtaatttaattttttttgatatttctgtgtgtgagggagtgcttttagcagcactgctgaataaatcacctgctgaaatcagtgagttcagcttttcactgctaaacttgcagaaccggtgctgcattggtgcatgcaaattaaggactgtgtgtttggagaaataagagtgccaattcaactttgcaatggatcaacgtccaccaagaacaaagaatttcttgcatgaggaagtggagatattagtcaacgtaattgagcagagatggcaggagctagataccagcaacaaaggtcgcataaaagtgccaccaaaagaaatgaagaaacgctggaaccaagttgcagaagattactgcgcagtggtgcgtaccaggagatctggaagtcagtgtaaaaagaaatggcacgaccttggtcaagtagttagtgtaagcaatatttcccatttttaatttaatcaacgtgggtaaggtctcctgcccatcaacctacgggctacgacgttcctggtgcggtgagctctaatcaattctctcctatgcagtgaattgatggcaaaccattgcataatacgtggtgttgacaatgcagcacccattctgcaaatttaaatataaaactgtcgatgtggctgcctctccctgtccaaatggcctcagtccccctcacaactcgaaggctgctgctgcatcttcggctgccgtcgagccactgacgccgcccctaaagcgcggccgaatggcctcaagcaccataaagagctgcatgtgtcaggtgttgattcttcggctgccggccagccactgacgccgttgATAtctcgtggccgaatggcctcgggtccgtccggtgttgcttcttcgcggccagccacgaagagaatgaaggcctgcctcaagcactgcagctcagctcgaagcttgctgccgctgccgtcgagacactgacgccacacccctgcctgtctccaaca
Proteins encoded in this window:
- the LOC139228737 gene encoding zinc finger protein 462-like isoform X1 translates to MFHCDYCDLWTTCVDELDIHILETHADFQSSVTPLEKSSDPIFPLWSCSDLQSTQPDVQTSVNPGQDLTFWNESAFSEDLIPGSHSNQSLDHLQITGEYCHDQYGYKTLKENMNAFCETIGKLGTLEDSNKQITIGKSNLSTDAKLTSEQVMDVCSTAHDNEGNKPWFSTKKSELDHLLKDTINVASYFESASAEELGIKDLGHTKPNETILEVTKESELSEDLFFLVASDGAQNNTSKQINPDKLTKDGTELQVDGKPEMETGNMSCMWCGYYTCNKQCFEDHAKELHSDFEFGKEAATSTMGLQCLGCGENYLNSQVHSINYSLKRETIVRERQPIRPECENPVGKNITDDIPKIDGCKLSENMSQEFVLHPTFGPQNMRRTLKLKRQTVLYIKRLCLFHCIICPFHTLYRRCVLRHVRNVHLHPSRSRKRKRCASFSSGLKILKLCKRQCTSKKLTLDSSMLSLERNCSTTLIPDIDIRSENVNLAPSIAKPLFCPSKLNITESNNSSSKQHINSDCEALLVQQINDQLQFSVPCLLVNDSDVNASSEMSEETIGAPSCFSTLMTLDKEANDGGLNIKGAPPSSKCLALEAIVKTLKSRLASPIKCRPAVAILNDRSTKPRRSIPYCRTTEEQQAEWVMEAYSFLNQQKIERAAEFSMCDDDCLLDAIAEIEVVLSDTDDDKRTYSQAYRNNTLYGKLAKLTEDKSKILCPTSSAKKESGNVCTFMYKCDICPFSSTNIMFVLSHYHRQHPEENISCNRIWKYSRKMNMSSEMDLPLSMHTMFSFDSESADPAVPCFGGSSELCFCEHCSYSGDWVSLFEHYQTAHRSIKVGKNCNQKESERKIVNNLQVRAPQGSTSTSSSELQAVFQCQVCNFTCSSRRVICRHYCIRQSITCAQIEDSDIVFKCALCEYTHLIQNGLINHYLIYHDIEPQYTSRGMKTGHNELASLVSSNDDLKAGMEKQICMLCSFKAITQKELLFHYKLRHPRFYSQNRCTIECKDNANLHIANLDPQFYEMNTFREHGSECANAMLDWGMSTKSVVNIEEPLTFSDGNELELINCKGDEGLVKAMPVREHFRNRNNSPSRYERKSDHSFTMAINSINVTRLPSKTFPPSRRGNQCLGYNILMPEKQNVDSSDLICEFGDSLNEMKYNATVQECVFGAEDEWLIPGNEVSSREQDTSVKEEYSESTVKRSTAVEGYRCRHCARLFKALAGLRNHEKTHFLPKTCHHPATKSSKKNKSSLKNGIQTASSEGKSYRCPRCSYSTPLIGQLRSHSLKVHGRFLMPKLRAAVSDAQKTEGYVYQALNENVFLEFPHSDCQECVVQSSGSGIEALKSLPKPAKVKNYACEFCKFTTCQFQNVKSHYRKVHRENLYFECRKCCFFSGKKNALSQHAEVCELTVSDQSCSTRKMDKDTFEENCGMTGSENENTLLVKEDFGLASTEEKSGVLHCPVCLYYTKHKSRLINHILEHKNGKMAYMKECQLELLHFFPGKVFCCDWCTFITLSQDSLIHHMDTHSPVKPYKCRLCFFEAILQTELETHLQEQHKVKCNFDLVGEVNLNEADLAVEIEEFQRKRLKSHGEKKRIQSCIRRRRSTKAIRFPCEFCGRRFLDPSEWIGHVQRHSQTGS
- the LOC139228737 gene encoding zinc finger protein 462-like isoform X2 → MFHCDYCDLWTTCVDELDIHILETHADFQSSVTPLEKSSDPIFPLWSCSDLQSTQPDVQTSVNPGQDLTFWNESAFSEDLIPGSHSNQSLDHLQITGEYCHDQYGYKTLKENMNAFCETIGKLGTLEDSNKQITIGKSNLSTDAKLTSEQVMDVCSTAHDNEGNKPWFSTKKSELDHLLKDTINVASYFESASAEELGIKDLGHTKPNETILEVTKESELSEDLFFLVASDGAQNNTSKQINPDKLTKDGTELQVDGKPEMETGNMSCMWCGYYTCNKQCFEDHAKELHSDFEFGKEAATSTMGLQCLGCGENYLNSQVHSINYSLKRETIVRERQPIRPECENPVGKNITDDIPKIDGCKLSENMSQEFVLHPTFGPQNMRRTLKLKRQTVLYIKRLCLFHCIICPFHTLYRRCVLRHVRNVHLHPSRSRKRKRCASFSSGLKILKLCKRQCTSKKLTLDSSMLSLERNCSTTLIPDIDIRSENVNLAPSIAKPLFCPSKLNITESNNSSSKQHINSDCEALLVQQINDQLQFSVPCLLVNDSDVNASSEMSEETIGAPSCFSTLMTLDKEANDGGLNIKGAPPSSKCLALEAIVKTLKSRLASPIKCRPAVAILNDRSTKPRRSIPYCRTTEEQQAEWVMEAYSFLNQQKIERAAEFSMCDDDCLLDAIAEIEVVLSDTDDDKRTYSQAYRNNTLYGKLAKLTEDKSKILCPTSSAKKESGNVCTFMYKCDICPFSSTNIMFVLSHYHRQHPEENISCNRIWKYSRKMNMSSEMDLPLSMHTMFSFDSESADPAVPCFGGSSELCFCEHCSYSGDWVSLFEHYQTAHRSIKVGKNCNQKESERKIVNNLQVRAPQGSTSTSSSELQAVFQCQVCNFTCSSRRVICRHYCIRQSITCAQIEDSDIVFKCALCEYTHLIQNGLINHYLIYHDIEPQYTSRGMKTGHNELASLVSSNDDLKAGMEKQICMLCSFKAITQKELLFHYKLRHPRFYSQNRCTIECKDNANLHIANLDPQFYEMNTFREHGSECANAMLDWGMSTKSVVNIEEPLTFSDGNELELINCKGDEGLVKAMPVREHFRNRNNSPSRYERKSDHSFTMAINSINVTRLPSKTFPPSRRGNQCLGYNILMPEKQNVDSSDLICEFGDSLNEMKYNATVQECVFGAEDEWLIPGNEVSSREQDTSVKEEYSESTVKRSTAVEGYRCRHCARLFKALAGLRNHEKTHFLPKTCHHPATKSSKKNKSSLKNGIQTASSEGKSYRCPRCSYSTPLIGQLRSHSLKVHGRFLMPKLRAAVSDAQKTEGYVYQALNENVFLEFPHSDCQECVVQSSGSGIEALKSLPKPAKVKNYACEFCKFTTCQFQNVKSHYRKVHRENLYFECRKCCFFSGKKNALSQHAEVCELTVSDQSCSTRKMDKDTFEENCGMTGSENENTLLVKEDFGLASTEEKSGVLHCPVCLYYTKHKSRLINHILEHKNGKMAYMKECQLELLHFFPGKVFCCDWCTFITLSQDSLIHHMDTHSPVKPYKCRLCFFEAILQTELETHLQEQHKVKCNFDLVGEVNLNEADLAVEIEEFQRKRLKSHGEKKRIQSCIRRRRSTKAIRFPCEFCGRRFLDPSEWIGHVQRHSTGS
- the LOC139228737 gene encoding zinc finger protein 462-like isoform X4, which codes for MNAFCETIGKLGTLEDSNKQITIGKSNLSTDAKLTSEQVMDVCSTAHDNEGNKPWFSTKKSELDHLLKDTINVASYFESASAEELGIKDLGHTKPNETILEVTKESELSEDLFFLVASDGAQNNTSKQINPDKLTKDGTELQVDGKPEMETGNMSCMWCGYYTCNKQCFEDHAKELHSDFEFGKEAATSTMGLQCLGCGENYLNSQVHSINYSLKRETIVRERQPIRPECENPVGKNITDDIPKIDGCKLSENMSQEFVLHPTFGPQNMRRTLKLKRQTVLYIKRLCLFHCIICPFHTLYRRCVLRHVRNVHLHPSRSRKRKRCASFSSGLKILKLCKRQCTSKKLTLDSSMLSLERNCSTTLIPDIDIRSENVNLAPSIAKPLFCPSKLNITESNNSSSKQHINSDCEALLVQQINDQLQFSVPCLLVNDSDVNASSEMSEETIGAPSCFSTLMTLDKEANDGGLNIKGAPPSSKCLALEAIVKTLKSRLASPIKCRPAVAILNDRSTKPRRSIPYCRTTEEQQAEWVMEAYSFLNQQKIERAAEFSMCDDDCLLDAIAEIEVVLSDTDDDKRTYSQAYRNNTLYGKLAKLTEDKSKILCPTSSAKKESGNVCTFMYKCDICPFSSTNIMFVLSHYHRQHPEENISCNRIWKYSRKMNMSSEMDLPLSMHTMFSFDSESADPAVPCFGGSSELCFCEHCSYSGDWVSLFEHYQTAHRSIKVGKNCNQKESERKIVNNLQVRAPQGSTSTSSSELQAVFQCQVCNFTCSSRRVICRHYCIRQSITCAQIEDSDIVFKCALCEYTHLIQNGLINHYLIYHDIEPQYTSRGMKTGHNELASLVSSNDDLKAGMEKQICMLCSFKAITQKELLFHYKLRHPRFYSQNRCTIECKDNANLHIANLDPQFYEMNTFREHGSECANAMLDWGMSTKSVVNIEEPLTFSDGNELELINCKGDEGLVKAMPVREHFRNRNNSPSRYERKSDHSFTMAINSINVTRLPSKTFPPSRRGNQCLGYNILMPEKQNVDSSDLICEFGDSLNEMKYNATVQECVFGAEDEWLIPGNEVSSREQDTSVKEEYSESTVKRSTAVEGYRCRHCARLFKALAGLRNHEKTHFLPKTCHHPATKSSKKNKSSLKNGIQTASSEGKSYRCPRCSYSTPLIGQLRSHSLKVHGRFLMPKLRAAVSDAQKTEGYVYQALNENVFLEFPHSDCQECVVQSSGSGIEALKSLPKPAKVKNYACEFCKFTTCQFQNVKSHYRKVHRENLYFECRKCCFFSGKKNALSQHAEVCELTVSDQSCSTRKMDKDTFEENCGMTGSENENTLLVKEDFGLASTEEKSGVLHCPVCLYYTKHKSRLINHILEHKNGKMAYMKECQLELLHFFPGKVFCCDWCTFITLSQDSLIHHMDTHSPVKPYKCRLCFFEAILQTELETHLQEQHKVKCNFDLVGEVNLNEADLAVEIEEFQRKRLKSHGEKKRIQSCIRRRRSTKAIRFPCEFCGRRFLDPSEWIGHVQRHSQTGS